The following coding sequences lie in one Arachis ipaensis cultivar K30076 chromosome B05, Araip1.1, whole genome shotgun sequence genomic window:
- the LOC107643216 gene encoding uncharacterized protein LOC107643216, giving the protein MDEPFFDLVEFMKNPSITETFVDILLCAVPIWLAVMIGLVIGWSWRPRWTGLVFLGLRSKFRFLWTAPPGFGARRLWFAFTALSAFSICRTYWFNLKGKAKAKEQQQQQHPSKSDDIAESNSPNAARDTSRSSDKADDKGQDLVTQADLEHFLHLLEGNDGEMDWQSFMEKTTPTMQYQAWRHDPENGPTIYRSRTVFEDATPELVRDFFWDDDFRRKWDTMLAYCKILEECPHNGTMVTHWIKKFPFFCSDREYVIARRIWQAGNTYYCVTKGVPYASLPKRDKPRRVDLYFSSWAIKSVESRKGDGQLTACEVTLLHYEDMGIPKDVAKLGVRHGMWGAVKKLHSGMRAYQNTRKTDTSLSRCALMASKTTKISSETNMHCSVPASCREEEVKGIINNGRQKGHGIDWKWVAIGGTVALVLGVHNGPVGRALLLGAGHRFARR; this is encoded by the exons ATGGATGAACCTTTCTTCGATCTGGTTGAGTTCATGAAGAATCCCTCCATAACGGAGACATTCGTCGACATACTGCTATGCGCGGTGCCGATTTGGCTCGCCGTCATGATTGGCCTTGTCATCGGGTGGTCCTGGCGCCCGCGATGGACTGGCCTCGTCTTCCTCGGCCTCCGCAGCAAGTTCCGTTTCCTCTGGACGGCTCCGCCGGGATTCGGTGCCCGCCGACTCTGGTTCGCCTTCACCGCACTTTCCGCCTTCTCCATCTGCCGTACCTATTGGTTCAATCTCAAAGGCAAAGCCAAAGCCAAAGagcaacagcagcagcagcatccTTCCAAATCCGACGACATTGCTGAATCCAATTCCCCCAACGCTGCCAGAGACACTTCGAG GTCCAGTGATAAGGCTGATGATAAAGGGCAGGATCTCGTTACACAAGCTGATTTGGAACATTTTCTTCATCTTCTAGAAGGGAACGACGGAGAGATGGACTGGCAAAGTTTTATGGAAAAGACAACACCAACCATGCAATACCAAGCTTGGCGTCATGATCCTGAG AACGGTCCTACAATTTACCGGAGCAGAACTGTCTTTGAAGATGCAACCCCAGAGCTGGTGAGGGATTTTTTCTGGGATGATGACTTTCGTCGTAAATGGGATACTATGCTTGCATACTGCAAAATATTGGAGGAATGCCCTCATAATGGAACAATGGTTACTCACTGGATTAAAAAG TTCCCATTTTTCTGCAGCGATCGAGAATACGTTATTGCTCGAAGAATATGGCAGGCTGGAAATACATACTATTGTGTGACAAAG GGAGTGCCCTATGCAAGTTTGCCAAAACGTGACAAGCCCAGACGCGTAGACCTTTATTTTTCTAGTTGGGCAATCAAATCAG TGGAGTCTCGCAAAGGAGATGGTCAGCTGACTGCATGCGAGGTTACCCTCTTACATTATGAAGACATGGGAATCCCTAAAGATGTTGCAAAGTTGGGAGTCCGTCATGGGATGTGGGGAGCTGTCAAGAAATTGCACTCTGGAATGAGAGCATACCAGAATACTAGGAAAACAGACACTTCTCTGTCAAGATGTGCACTGATGGCAAGTAAAACAACCAAGATATCTTCAGAAACAAACATGCATTGCTCTGTGCCTGCGTCATGCAGAGAAGAGGAAGTGAAGGGTATAATTAATAATGGTAGACAAAAGGGTCATGGTATCGACTGGAAGTGGGTGGCTATAGGTGGGACTGTTGCTCTGGTTTTGGGTGTTCACAATGGTCCAGTTGGCAGAGCTTTGTTGTTGGGTGCAGGGCACAGATTTGCACGGAGATGA